The genomic stretch CCCCTACACAAGATCCCGACGCCTTAGGTACCAACGTATTATCTGTTGCGTTGATTGGTCCAGAAGAACACCGCCGCAAGGCGGTGGCCCGAGCTTTGGCAGGACCACAGGCCAGCGTGACGCGAGAGTTTTCTTCCTACCCTGGCCTGGACGATGTGCCCCGGTTGCTGGAGAACGATTACGACGTCATTATCGTCGACCTGGATAGTAATCCAGAGCACGCCCTCGACCTCGTCGAATCTATCTGCGGCAATGGCTCCGCGACGGTCATGGTCTATTCAGCGCAGTCCGATTCGGAGATGCTGGTGCGCTGCATGCGTGCCGGTGCGCGTGAGTATCTCACCCAGCCCATCGCTCCGAGCACAATCGCAGAGGCCCTGGTTCGCGCCTCGGTTCGCCGTCCGGCCGCCCGGCCGCCAAAGAAGGCACCAGGCAAGCTGCTGGTATTTGTCGGCGCTAAAGGAGGCTCTGGAGTTACCACCATCGCCAGCAACTTTGCCGTTGCTCTTGCTCAGGAGTGCAACCGCAACAGCTTGCTGGTTGACCTCCACCTTCCGCTGGGGGACGCCGCCCTGGATCTCGGGCTGACTCCGAAGTACTCCACCGTAAATGCCCTGCAGAATTTCAATCGTCTGGACTCCAACTTTCTCTCGACATTGTTAACCAAGCATGGCTCGGGGCTGTCTGTGCTCGCGGCTCCGGATAGATACACCGAGATCCACGCGCCGGAGGAGGCTGTCGAGAAACTGCTGGCCGTAACCCGGCAGGACTTTGACTACGTGGTTGTCGATGCCGGATCGAGGTTGGGCATGATCAGCAAAGCCATCTTCAACGAAGCCGCCGCCATCTACCTCGTGACGCAGATCAGTATCCCTGAACTGCGCAACTCCAATCGCCTGATTTCGGAATTCTTCAACACCGGCGAAAACAAACTCCAGATCGTGCTCAACCGCTATTCACCGCGCACACTGGGCATCGATGAAGAACATATTACGAAGGCGCTTACACGTCCGGCCGAATGGAAGATTCCGGGAGATTTCCCTGCAGCTCGACGGGCGCAGAACACTGCCACCCCTCTGGCACTTGGGGATTCGCCAATATCACGAATCATCCGGCAGATGGCAAGAACCGCCTGTGGCATGCCTGCGCATGGGGAAAAGAAGAACCGGTTCACCTTATTCGGATGAAGTCCAACTATACGGATGGGATCGCGTGGAACAACTGAATTTTGATAAGTTCAAAGCCGACATACACAAAGCCCTGATCTCGAAGCTGGATCTGGAGAAGCTCTCCCTTGTCAATTCCAGCCAGGCGCGGCAGGCCGTCGCCTCCATGGTTCACGAGATCATCAACGGCCAGCGGGTGCCGCTCAGCTTTGGCGAACAAGAAAAAATCCAGACGCAATTGCTCGATGAAGTCTTCGGCCTTGGCCCATTGGAGCCGCTGCTTAGCGATCCAAAGATCTCCGACATCCTCGTGAACGACAAGAACCACGTCTTCATTGAGCGTGGCGGTATCCTGCAGCAAGTTGACACCGCATTTCGCGACGACCGCCATCTACTACAGATCATCGATCGCATCGTGTCGCGTGTGGGCCGCAGAGTGGACGAGTCCTCTCCGATGGTCGATGCCCGGCTGCCGGATGGCTCTCGTGTCAACGCCATCATTCCACCGCTTGCCCTCGACGGCCCAGCGTTGTCCATTCGCCGCTTCGGCACCGGCCCCGTCGGCGCGGATCAACTCGTGGCCCTGAAGAGTGTCTCGCCGGAGATGCTGGAGATGCTGGCTGCTGCGGTACGCGCACGCATCAGCATCCTGATCTCCGGTGGCACTGGCGCCGGAAAGACCACATTGCTCAACATTCTGTCGCAGTACATCCCGCCGAACGAACGTCTGG from Acidisarcina sp. encodes the following:
- a CDS encoding AAA family ATPase codes for the protein MSTPTQDPDALGTNVLSVALIGPEEHRRKAVARALAGPQASVTREFSSYPGLDDVPRLLENDYDVIIVDLDSNPEHALDLVESICGNGSATVMVYSAQSDSEMLVRCMRAGAREYLTQPIAPSTIAEALVRASVRRPAARPPKKAPGKLLVFVGAKGGSGVTTIASNFAVALAQECNRNSLLVDLHLPLGDAALDLGLTPKYSTVNALQNFNRLDSNFLSTLLTKHGSGLSVLAAPDRYTEIHAPEEAVEKLLAVTRQDFDYVVVDAGSRLGMISKAIFNEAAAIYLVTQISIPELRNSNRLISEFFNTGENKLQIVLNRYSPRTLGIDEEHITKALTRPAEWKIPGDFPAARRAQNTATPLALGDSPISRIIRQMARTACGMPAHGEKKNRFTLFG
- a CDS encoding CpaF family protein, with protein sequence MEQLNFDKFKADIHKALISKLDLEKLSLVNSSQARQAVASMVHEIINGQRVPLSFGEQEKIQTQLLDEVFGLGPLEPLLSDPKISDILVNDKNHVFIERGGILQQVDTAFRDDRHLLQIIDRIVSRVGRRVDESSPMVDARLPDGSRVNAIIPPLALDGPALSIRRFGTGPVGADQLVALKSVSPEMLEMLAAAVRARISILISGGTGAGKTTLLNILSQYIPPNERLVTIEDAAELQLAQKNIVRLETRPPNVEGQGAIRQRQLLINSLRMRPDRIIIGEVRGEEAFDMLQAMNTGHEGSMTTIHANTPRDALSRLESMVAMTNFNLPERTIRQQMTSAIAIVVQASRMSDGTRKVVSISEITGMEENIISMQEIFSFKKKGIGPDGKVIGAFEPSRIRPKFLEQLRISGIFLSPNLFEQTLEVN